The Papaver somniferum cultivar HN1 chromosome 3, ASM357369v1, whole genome shotgun sequence genome includes a region encoding these proteins:
- the LOC113360157 gene encoding uncharacterized protein LOC113360157, producing MVLLLYVDDIILTGNSEDLLNDLVNYLSNNFVMKELGDLHYFLGLEAIRSSDAIMLTEKKYILELLAKSHMLECNPCSTTVPKGPRVSVNEGTLLSNATKFRTTVGMLQYFSLTRPDICFRVNYASQYMHAPNDIHLLLVKIILRYFEGTIGYGITLRKGDVECSTAYTDSDWGSFPETARSTCGYTIFMGNSLISWSSKKHPTVSRSTTEAEYKCLSAATAELEWLGSLFSELHITLKKPITLYCDNTNAIYLSANLVSHSRAKHIKIHYHVVRELIEEGFLTVQHISSENQLADLFTKGLCAPIFTSLLHQSLELSSSDDTTSSASTTSTSSAVTDLEETAEFSV from the coding sequence ATGGTCTTATTACTTTATGTGGATGACATTATTCTAACTGGAAATTCAGAAGATTTACTTAATGATCTTGTTAATTATTTGAGCAATAACTTTGTTATGAAGGAGTTGGGAGATTTGCATTATTtcttaggtttagaagcaataaGATCATCTGATGCTATTATGTTAACTGAAAAGAAGTACATATTGGAATTACTTGCTAAGTCTCATATGCTGGAGTGTAATCCTTGTAGTACTACAGTTCCTAAAGGACCAAGAGTGTCAGTAAATGAAGGAACTTTATTGTCAAATGCAACTAAATTTAGAACTACAGTGGGTATGTTACAGTATTTTAGCTTAACTAGGCCTGACATATGTTTTCGAGTTAACTATGCTAGTCAATATATGCATGCTCCTAATGATATTCATCTGCTTTTGGTAAAGATAATTCTTAGATATTTTGAAGGAACAATTGGTTATGGTATAACATTAAGAAAAGGAGATGTTGAGTGCTCAACTGCCTACACTGATTCAGATTGGGGTAGTTTCCCTGAGACAGCTAGGTCTACATGTGGATATACAATTTTTATGGGTAACTCTTTAATCTCTTGGTCAAGCAAAAAGCATCCTACCGTGTCAAGATCGACAACAGAAGCAGAGTATAAATGTTTATCAGCTGCAACTGCAGAATTGGAATGGCTTGGATCTTTATTTTCTGAGTTACATATTACACTTAAGAAGCCCATAACTCTATACTGTGATAATACAAATGCAATTTACTTATCTGCAAATCTTGTCTCTCATTCCAGGGCCAAACATATAAAGATCCACTATCATGTTGTGAGGGAGTTGATTGAAGAAGGATTTTTGACTGTCCAACATATTTCTTCAGAGAATCAGTTAGCAGATTTATTCACAAAGGGACTCTGTGCACCTATTTTTACTTCATTGCTACATCAGTCACTGGAACTTTCTTCATCAGATGATACTACTTCTTCAGCTTCTACAACAAGTACTTCTTCCGCTGTTACAGATTTAGAAGAAACTGCGGAGTTCTCAGTTTAG